The following proteins come from a genomic window of Vallitaleaceae bacterium 9-2:
- a CDS encoding prepilin-type N-terminal cleavage/methylation domain-containing protein, with product MNKKSDGVTLMELIVVIAILGIIAALAVRKLIGFRSKTEGNVCAANRKTIEKMYSAFLVEKDIDYEDIIFNQFGIENFDEICSAGGVISYEDGKV from the coding sequence ATGAATAAAAAATCTGATGGTGTTACTTTAATGGAACTAATTGTTGTAATAGCAATATTAGGAATCATTGCAGCGTTAGCTGTACGAAAATTAATAGGATTCAGAAGCAAGACTGAAGGAAATGTATGTGCTGCTAATCGAAAAACTATAGAAAAAATGTATTCAGCTTTTCTGGTTGAAAAGGATATTGATTATGAGGATATTATCTTTAATCAATTTGGTATTGAGAATTTTGACGAGATATGTTCAGCTGGTGGTGTCATCAGCTATGAAGATGGAAAAGTGTAG
- a CDS encoding winged helix-turn-helix transcriptional regulator produces MTNNKSLYKDYEYAIMQEIEANNKVTQRELSRNMGVSLGTVNVLMNKMVREGLIKMTQVSQKQVLYMLTPFGMMAKAKKTVSYLKAHYKAIEMSKQMIKVFLRGLAERYQQIYVYIQDKEIREVIELAFYELNREDLLIDYVFIDTIDKMNLDKQEEVAIIYLKTDPIEEYINLSKEISCYNLLDYL; encoded by the coding sequence ATGACCAACAACAAATCGTTATACAAAGATTATGAATATGCAATTATGCAAGAAATTGAAGCTAATAACAAGGTAACCCAACGGGAATTGTCGCGTAATATGGGAGTATCGCTAGGAACAGTTAATGTATTGATGAATAAGATGGTTCGTGAAGGCTTAATTAAGATGACCCAAGTCTCTCAGAAACAAGTTCTCTACATGCTCACTCCATTCGGAATGATGGCTAAAGCTAAAAAAACGGTAAGTTATCTTAAGGCCCATTATAAGGCTATAGAAATGTCCAAGCAGATGATTAAAGTCTTTTTAAGAGGTCTAGCTGAACGGTATCAACAGATATATGTCTATATTCAGGATAAGGAGATTCGTGAAGTCATTGAACTGGCTTTTTATGAATTGAATCGAGAAGATCTCTTGATTGATTATGTGTTTATTGATACTATAGATAAGATGAACTTGGATAAACAGGAAGAGGTTGCAATTATTTATTTGAAGACAGACCCAATAGAAGAATACATTAATTTATCGAAAGAAATTTCTTGCTATAATTTATTAGATTATTTATGA
- a CDS encoding Wzz/FepE/Etk N-terminal domain-containing protein has translation MDERVYEDEISLKELIMVLLNNWKLIVVITLIGAILGGLYGFVIADPSYESKMEGTISIPEAVETKYGSYPLPSQNVLDYLSLIKSNRVLGQTINALNLDTSIEGLGNRISINNEKDSSVFSFVVTAGSPEDAQILIETLTQYFVEEVNILYKEKAIDYFQRSYFVENQSYEESELRLQKDLENTKNLMATVEPTITLKKLVLDDPVYAANLAAERSLNLEELSEEMMLEEVVNPHYDNLQGKLISLKQQLDELQLSKERTERYLAELETEEANLLSYRRGSDVSTMTDGLLEVMQSRVLVNERASLPESPVAPRKMLILAIALVLGGMIGIFVAFFKAYWHNEVNE, from the coding sequence ATGGACGAGCGTGTATATGAAGATGAGATTTCATTAAAAGAACTCATTATGGTATTGTTAAATAATTGGAAATTGATTGTAGTGATTACCTTAATTGGAGCTATTCTTGGTGGTCTATATGGATTTGTTATAGCAGACCCGAGCTATGAGTCGAAGATGGAAGGTACTATCAGCATACCGGAAGCTGTAGAGACAAAGTATGGAAGCTATCCACTTCCCTCCCAAAACGTCTTAGATTATTTGTCGCTAATTAAGTCCAATCGTGTCTTGGGGCAGACGATTAATGCACTTAACTTAGATACAAGTATTGAAGGACTGGGAAATCGTATAAGCATTAACAATGAAAAGGACTCAAGTGTGTTTTCGTTTGTAGTTACTGCGGGAAGTCCAGAAGACGCACAGATATTAATTGAAACATTAACTCAATATTTTGTAGAAGAGGTTAATATATTATACAAAGAAAAAGCCATTGATTATTTTCAGCGGTCCTATTTTGTAGAGAATCAATCTTACGAAGAATCTGAGCTTCGTTTGCAAAAGGACTTGGAAAATACAAAGAACCTAATGGCAACGGTTGAACCGACGATTACACTTAAGAAGTTAGTGCTTGATGATCCGGTCTATGCCGCTAATCTGGCAGCAGAACGTAGTTTGAATTTAGAGGAACTATCAGAAGAGATGATGCTAGAGGAAGTTGTTAATCCGCACTATGATAACCTCCAAGGAAAACTCATCAGTCTAAAGCAACAACTGGATGAACTCCAACTGTCGAAGGAGCGTACAGAGCGTTATTTAGCTGAACTTGAGACGGAAGAAGCGAATCTTCTAAGCTATAGACGAGGGTCAGATGTATCTACAATGACAGATGGTCTATTAGAAGTGATGCAGTCTCGAGTACTAGTGAATGAACGAGCAAGCTTGCCGGAGAGCCCTGTGGCCCCACGTAAGATGCTGATTCTAGCGATTGCCCTTGTATTAGGTGGTATGATTGGTATATTTGTAGCTTTTTTCAAGGCCTATTGGCATAATGAAGTTAATGAATAA
- a CDS encoding nucleoside-diphosphate sugar epimerase/dehydratase has translation MTLFKRQMRLIVIYIADILMLNLAYIFALWLRFEGQTTGNQFQAYFEVYLEHWLELTLIKLAVFTYLKIYKNLYKYASITEVMNITFAVGVANALAISYLTFFHAALPRSVYIIVAMLDIMLIGGSRMMARVLLKVKSTQHDTQGAVKRILVIGGGDAGAMIIRELKNHSNLRSKPVAIIDDNPLKEGTHINGVPIVGQREDIISVVRKKKIDEIIIAIPSAKRSTIKEIVNECKRTKVKIRIVPGMYELIGGTVNIQSVRDIDIKDILGRDEVNLDNEAIADYLNGKVVMVTGGGGSIGSELSRQIASFGPKALIILDIYENGVFALQNELLKLHPDLGLIIKIASVRDRERIHKIMQELKPEVVFHAAAHKHVPLMEANPQAAVKNNVIGTLNVVQAAHKASAKRFVMISTDKAVNPTNIMGATKRLCEMIIQSMDKVSSTEYVAVRFGNVLGSNGSVVPTFKKQVSEGGPVTVTHKEITRYFMTIPEASQLVLQAGSMAQGGEIFILDMGEPVKIVNLAEDVIRLSGYEPYEDIPIVFTGLRPGEKLYEELLMDEEGIRDTAHDKIHVGQPMDINHQALVTKIREFEASIQAMDDEAIKVKMQEFVPTYKREER, from the coding sequence ATGACATTATTTAAGCGACAGATGCGCCTTATAGTGATTTATATAGCAGATATTCTTATGCTGAATCTAGCATACATTTTTGCTCTGTGGTTACGCTTTGAAGGGCAGACAACAGGAAATCAATTTCAAGCTTACTTTGAGGTATACCTAGAGCATTGGCTAGAGCTCACGCTGATTAAGCTAGCGGTGTTTACATATTTAAAAATATATAAAAATCTCTATAAATATGCTAGTATTACAGAGGTTATGAATATAACTTTTGCAGTCGGAGTGGCGAATGCTTTAGCTATATCATATTTGACTTTTTTTCACGCAGCCTTACCAAGAAGTGTCTATATCATCGTAGCTATGTTGGATATTATGTTGATCGGTGGGTCTCGAATGATGGCTAGAGTTCTTCTTAAGGTAAAATCTACACAGCACGATACTCAGGGGGCAGTCAAGCGAATTCTCGTCATTGGCGGTGGCGATGCGGGAGCCATGATTATACGTGAACTTAAGAATCATAGTAATCTTCGTAGTAAACCGGTAGCTATTATTGATGATAATCCTTTAAAAGAAGGGACCCATATTAATGGCGTGCCTATTGTAGGGCAACGTGAGGACATTATCAGCGTAGTTCGCAAGAAGAAGATTGATGAGATTATTATTGCTATCCCCTCAGCAAAGCGGAGTACAATTAAAGAGATTGTTAATGAATGTAAGCGGACTAAGGTTAAGATTCGTATTGTTCCAGGGATGTATGAACTTATTGGTGGTACTGTGAATATACAGAGTGTTCGTGATATTGACATTAAGGATATTCTAGGACGAGATGAAGTGAATTTAGATAATGAGGCGATAGCAGATTATCTTAATGGTAAAGTGGTTATGGTTACTGGTGGTGGCGGGTCTATTGGTTCAGAACTGAGTCGTCAGATTGCTTCTTTTGGACCCAAAGCGTTGATAATACTGGATATCTATGAAAATGGTGTCTTTGCCCTTCAAAATGAACTCTTAAAGCTTCATCCTGACTTAGGCTTAATAATTAAGATTGCTTCTGTTAGAGATCGAGAGCGGATTCATAAGATTATGCAAGAACTTAAGCCAGAGGTGGTCTTTCATGCGGCGGCCCATAAACATGTCCCTCTTATGGAAGCCAACCCACAGGCAGCAGTTAAAAATAATGTTATAGGTACCCTCAATGTTGTCCAAGCGGCCCATAAAGCAAGCGCAAAACGCTTTGTGATGATTTCAACAGATAAAGCGGTCAATCCAACTAATATTATGGGAGCAACAAAACGGTTGTGTGAGATGATTATACAAAGTATGGATAAGGTTAGTTCGACGGAGTATGTAGCTGTGCGATTTGGCAATGTGTTAGGTAGTAATGGCAGTGTGGTTCCAACCTTTAAGAAGCAAGTAAGCGAAGGTGGACCGGTAACGGTTACCCACAAAGAAATTACTAGGTATTTTATGACCATACCTGAAGCTAGTCAGCTTGTTCTCCAAGCAGGTTCTATGGCTCAGGGGGGGGAGATATTTATCTTAGATATGGGAGAACCGGTTAAGATTGTCAATCTAGCAGAAGATGTGATTCGCCTATCTGGATATGAGCCGTATGAAGATATACCGATAGTATTTACAGGCTTACGTCCGGGGGAGAAGTTATATGAAGAACTTCTCATGGATGAAGAAGGCATAAGAGATACAGCCCATGATAAGATTCATGTAGGTCAACCCATGGATATTAATCACCAAGCCCTTGTTACGAAGATTCGAGAATTTGAAGCAAGCATTCAAGCGATGGATGATGAAGCTATTAAGGTAAAGATGCAAGAGTTTGTACCAACCTATAAAAGAGAAGAACGGTAG
- a CDS encoding O-antigen ligase family protein: MNEKNLEKIRKIIIAILLTTVFLVPLIVSLKIVPIPESLQQLYNQEVSYDFFAYAKVQVLKIGTIISFILVLFYQWNMRKKHATPQNKGIKILLLVFAASIMISFLLSEHKQLAWMGMIDRYEGTLTWLCYIGLTYITMTVVKTRRDINALVGSFVLSASIVSIIGAFQMFGMDFFKTDLGKLMMLGSRYEELFMQVNFNFEEGRVYSTLYNPNYVGSLVALSFPLTIYSVAATRQWWMKLGFAILIIPQMISLIGSDSTGGFVAVAMSILFMIIYVLIKYRTNIKVYVGATIIFIIGIILLTQLSIFEPYMNKIADSLDMNDDTAFTTEFASVEYNHPAITYYLQNEEHITIAPIESGLDVESEGEGEVIQDDKNERIIYKIISDKYIKQVIYHYKTGLIRMNVRHIETEKSSESRFNYYYTDQFSVGTLPLDEENYDAESIGWFKNERFMSRRGYIWNRTIPMILDKPIVGYGADTFTINYPQGDLIYKRQIFGNHTMIVDKPHNLFLNIGLDFGFVGLILFLGVALYTFIKSRMDFLVIPILSYFVVGLINDSVVFVTYMMFALFGILLVMLNLEKSKKTQI, encoded by the coding sequence ATGAATGAGAAAAACTTAGAAAAGATAAGAAAAATAATTATAGCAATACTATTAACCACTGTATTTTTGGTTCCGTTAATTGTTAGTCTTAAAATTGTCCCTATACCAGAATCATTACAACAATTATATAATCAAGAAGTAAGTTATGATTTTTTTGCGTATGCCAAAGTTCAGGTATTGAAAATTGGAACTATTATTAGCTTCATATTGGTACTCTTTTACCAATGGAATATGCGAAAAAAGCATGCCACACCACAGAATAAAGGAATAAAAATTTTACTGTTAGTTTTTGCAGCGAGCATTATGATTTCCTTCTTATTGTCAGAACATAAGCAGCTTGCTTGGATGGGGATGATTGATCGATACGAAGGAACATTAACATGGTTGTGTTATATAGGTTTAACATATATTACGATGACCGTTGTAAAAACACGAAGAGATATTAATGCATTGGTTGGCTCTTTTGTGCTTAGTGCATCGATAGTGTCAATAATTGGAGCTTTTCAAATGTTTGGAATGGACTTTTTTAAGACGGACCTAGGCAAACTTATGATGCTAGGAAGTCGCTATGAAGAGCTTTTCATGCAGGTGAATTTTAACTTTGAAGAAGGACGTGTCTATTCAACGCTTTATAATCCTAACTATGTAGGTTCCTTAGTAGCGTTGTCATTTCCTTTGACGATATACTCTGTTGCGGCAACAAGGCAATGGTGGATGAAGCTTGGATTTGCTATATTAATTATTCCACAAATGATTTCGCTGATTGGATCAGACTCAACTGGTGGATTTGTAGCAGTTGCTATGTCTATCCTCTTTATGATTATATATGTATTAATAAAATATCGTACCAATATTAAAGTATATGTGGGTGCAACGATAATATTTATTATAGGTATTATCCTATTAACTCAGTTATCCATATTTGAACCCTATATGAATAAAATAGCAGATAGCTTAGATATGAATGATGACACTGCTTTCACTACGGAGTTTGCCTCGGTTGAATATAATCATCCGGCGATAACCTATTATCTTCAAAATGAAGAACATATTACTATTGCACCTATTGAAAGTGGATTAGATGTGGAGTCAGAAGGTGAAGGGGAAGTAATACAGGATGATAAAAATGAACGTATTATATATAAGATAATAAGTGATAAGTATATCAAACAGGTTATCTATCATTATAAAACGGGGCTTATTCGTATGAATGTAAGACATATTGAAACTGAAAAATCATCAGAATCAAGATTTAATTACTATTATACAGACCAGTTTTCAGTTGGAACGCTACCATTGGATGAAGAGAACTATGATGCAGAATCTATAGGATGGTTTAAAAATGAACGATTCATGAGTAGACGAGGGTACATATGGAATCGTACGATTCCAATGATTTTGGATAAACCCATAGTTGGCTATGGAGCAGATACCTTTACGATAAACTATCCACAAGGGGACTTAATATACAAAAGGCAGATATTTGGAAATCATACTATGATTGTGGATAAGCCTCATAATTTATTCCTAAATATTGGGCTAGATTTTGGCTTTGTTGGATTGATATTATTTTTAGGAGTTGCTCTTTATACCTTCATAAAAAGTCGAATGGACTTCTTAGTCATTCCGATTTTATCCTATTTTGTCGTAGGTTTGATTAACGATAGTGTTGTTTTTGTCACGTATATGATGTTTGCCTTGTTTGGAATCTTATTAGTCATGCTAAATCTAGAAAAAAGTAAAAAAACACAGATATAA
- a CDS encoding S-layer homology domain-containing protein, with the protein MKNTKRFMALLLTLVLVFGSMSSAFAAVNEDVVDTDYEVAVTKLNAVGIMEGYPDGTFRPEGQITRAEFAKIAVLALGLNDAAEVSKANTIFTDVDAFHWAAGYINVAVDRGILKGYPDGTYKPSNPLSNAEAITILTRLIGLGPVVDKEGNWPANYITRANLEGVLDKVNVSSNAMATRGNAAKMLVNTLTITKWGARGYEYDGSVQYGPLAGDTLLTVNLNIDEYSVVVEDYDVDDNEIKTDEGTFELATGLDFYHLYLNEADVWVNEDDEVIFADITSDYFLDAVEFDGDELKLVTADKKYDMHKDAEVAVNGGNFDEYFDNDGDAEAAYDGKTYALGKVVLNDKNDVVFVDLYTFEDIFVAEKLDKDDDQVVIAVDGEEFDLDGYTIFKDGMLIATTDIEENDVVFFNDDDEFAEVYNNSVKGEIENVYSDAIEVDDEDYEYTATVVDAGVSYYLDGDDFLVFDEDAAEDMEAAEEDVMLFLDRTGELVFVNGDLGEADTNTVAGILLEDVEYDTSFGRTYAEFVFVNEEGTKVTETVKLTDLDAINAVDSADDDDDVSSEAEVVAANDGNALRSGQVVEFVYDEDGDIVELTFVDSRTFNSEIEVGDDYVDGNKITSSVVVFAVDGWKAFNPGESVDKDDVTVLEWSEDNFDDIAEGTYYFESDKVLYVVTEEVGDDTSDVNAVVDSFRLNTDDEVVRVTAWSTAGKNTYRADSIKKATTEGALFVLTIDDETDEVLEINSIDADKLEAGETLASVDVSDREFNVDGRAATLKLVSDYIILDATDASDIDDINLRDLKDLLDDGAVEIDVVLDAANSNYVQMVIVRDVIK; encoded by the coding sequence ATGAAAAACACTAAACGTTTTATGGCATTATTGTTAACACTCGTTTTAGTATTTGGTTCAATGTCATCAGCATTTGCAGCTGTAAATGAAGATGTTGTTGATACAGATTACGAAGTAGCTGTTACAAAATTAAATGCCGTAGGTATTATGGAAGGTTACCCAGATGGAACTTTCCGTCCAGAAGGACAAATCACTCGTGCAGAATTCGCTAAGATTGCAGTTCTTGCATTAGGGCTTAACGATGCTGCTGAAGTATCAAAAGCTAACACAATCTTTACAGATGTAGACGCTTTCCACTGGGCAGCTGGTTACATCAACGTAGCTGTAGACAGAGGTATTCTTAAAGGATATCCAGATGGAACTTACAAGCCAAGTAATCCTTTATCAAACGCTGAAGCGATTACAATCCTTACTCGTCTAATTGGATTAGGTCCAGTAGTAGACAAAGAAGGAAACTGGCCAGCAAACTACATCACTCGTGCAAACCTTGAAGGTGTTCTTGATAAAGTAAACGTTTCAAGTAACGCTATGGCAACACGTGGTAATGCTGCTAAGATGTTAGTAAACACACTTACAATTACTAAGTGGGGCGCTAGAGGTTATGAGTATGATGGTTCTGTACAATACGGTCCATTAGCTGGAGATACTTTATTAACAGTTAACCTTAACATCGATGAGTACAGTGTTGTTGTTGAAGACTATGATGTAGACGACAATGAAATCAAAACTGATGAAGGAACTTTTGAATTAGCTACAGGTCTTGACTTTTATCACTTATACTTAAACGAAGCTGATGTTTGGGTAAATGAAGATGATGAAGTTATCTTTGCTGATATCACTAGTGACTACTTCCTTGATGCTGTTGAATTTGATGGCGACGAGCTTAAATTAGTAACAGCTGATAAAAAATATGACATGCACAAAGATGCTGAAGTAGCTGTTAATGGTGGCAACTTCGATGAATATTTTGACAATGATGGTGATGCAGAAGCAGCTTATGATGGCAAAACTTATGCATTAGGTAAAGTTGTTCTTAATGACAAAAATGATGTTGTATTCGTTGACCTTTATACTTTTGAAGATATCTTTGTTGCAGAAAAATTAGACAAAGATGATGATCAAGTTGTAATTGCTGTTGACGGTGAAGAATTTGACCTTGATGGATATACAATTTTCAAAGACGGTATGTTAATTGCAACTACTGATATCGAAGAAAATGACGTTGTATTCTTCAATGATGATGATGAATTCGCTGAAGTTTATAATAACTCTGTAAAAGGTGAAATCGAAAACGTTTATTCTGACGCTATTGAAGTTGACGATGAAGACTACGAATATACTGCAACTGTTGTTGATGCTGGTGTTTCATACTACTTAGATGGTGATGACTTCTTAGTATTTGATGAAGATGCTGCAGAAGACATGGAAGCTGCAGAAGAAGATGTAATGTTATTCCTTGATAGAACTGGCGAATTAGTATTCGTAAATGGTGATCTTGGAGAAGCTGATACAAACACAGTAGCTGGTATCTTACTTGAAGATGTAGAGTATGACACTTCTTTTGGACGTACATATGCAGAATTTGTATTTGTTAATGAAGAAGGAACAAAAGTAACAGAAACTGTTAAATTAACTGACTTAGATGCAATCAATGCAGTTGATTCAGCTGATGATGATGATGATGTATCATCAGAAGCAGAAGTTGTAGCAGCTAATGATGGTAACGCTCTTAGATCAGGACAAGTTGTAGAATTTGTTTATGATGAAGATGGTGACATTGTAGAGTTGACATTTGTTGATTCAAGAACATTCAACTCTGAAATCGAAGTTGGAGACGACTATGTTGATGGAAACAAAATAACTTCAAGTGTTGTTGTCTTTGCTGTTGATGGATGGAAAGCTTTCAATCCTGGAGAGAGCGTTGATAAAGATGATGTAACTGTTCTTGAGTGGAGTGAAGATAACTTTGATGATATAGCAGAAGGTACTTACTACTTTGAAAGTGACAAAGTACTTTATGTTGTAACAGAAGAAGTTGGCGATGATACTTCAGATGTAAACGCTGTTGTTGATAGCTTCAGATTAAACACAGATGATGAAGTAGTTCGTGTAACTGCTTGGTCAACTGCTGGAAAGAATACTTACCGCGCTGATTCTATTAAAAAAGCAACTACTGAAGGTGCTCTATTCGTATTAACTATTGATGATGAAACTGATGAAGTTTTAGAAATCAATTCAATTGATGCTGATAAACTTGAAGCTGGTGAAACATTAGCAAGTGTCGATGTTTCAGACAGAGAATTCAATGTTGATGGTAGAGCAGCTACATTAAAACTTGTATCTGATTACATCATCCTTGATGCTACTGATGCAAGTGATATTGATGACATCAACTTAAGAGATCTTAAAGACCTTCTTGATGATGGTGCTGTAGAAATTGATGTAGTTTTAGATGCAGCTAACAGTAATTATGTTCAAATGGTTATCGTTAGAGACGTAATTAAATAG
- a CDS encoding GGDEF domain-containing phosphodiesterase, with amino-acid sequence MQPKIVLKWLSIIALVVVFNITIYMGGGTSTALPHLMYLPILLAAYFFGYKGSVAIAVIAGLSLGPYMPLNVNLGLQQSPAIWLIRLSFFLLVSLVSGLLIARMNVLNQRIRETDLRSIYTGLYNTNKLKQDLEQYIEQGKKFSLVTYRITNLGSISKYVDDQTMSQLIRGIGHKMREAFDEHTCYSHGRSEYLVAMEGYSDEHIKKKSVEFYKSFSIPIEVNGYRLQLLVKGGLARYPDHGMQAFDIISHVRAASDQEEGQRTGFFYYNKYIDRRNRLAFEVTNALSHAVKSEAFYLMYQPKYNLHTQSVCGVEALIRWDRKDKMPIGPDIFIGVAEEIGIIDEISLWVARECAWQIGAWQAAGIDVKVSINLTSRELLDPLFREAFDQIFQEAGVLPSQIEIEITERVVVESDGLLKENLQKYSELGYKIAIDDYGTGYNTYFSIGEVDVDVIKIDKYFMDRLQQKEINVLVQSIIDYVHLLDKEVVAEGVETLEQVELLEAMGCDIIQGYYYSEPISADAITAYYDEILHLRYKSQNCL; translated from the coding sequence ATGCAACCTAAGATTGTGTTAAAATGGTTGAGCATCATAGCGCTAGTTGTTGTATTTAATATAACGATATATATGGGAGGGGGTACGAGTACGGCATTGCCGCACTTGATGTATTTGCCTATATTGCTGGCTGCATATTTTTTTGGATACAAAGGAAGTGTCGCTATAGCAGTTATTGCAGGGCTAAGCCTTGGACCTTATATGCCATTAAACGTGAACTTGGGATTACAGCAATCACCAGCTATCTGGTTAATTCGTCTGTCGTTCTTTTTGCTTGTAAGTCTAGTGTCAGGACTACTCATCGCACGAATGAATGTCTTAAATCAACGCATACGCGAGACGGACTTACGCAGTATCTATACAGGTCTGTATAATACCAATAAATTAAAACAGGATTTGGAACAATATATTGAACAAGGCAAAAAATTCAGCCTTGTTACTTATCGTATAACGAACTTAGGCAGTATCAGCAAGTATGTAGATGACCAGACCATGAGTCAACTGATTCGAGGTATAGGTCATAAGATGAGGGAAGCCTTTGATGAACATACGTGTTATTCACATGGGCGGTCAGAGTATTTAGTGGCTATGGAAGGGTATTCGGATGAACATATCAAGAAAAAAAGTGTAGAGTTTTATAAAAGTTTTTCTATTCCAATCGAAGTCAATGGATACCGGTTACAATTACTTGTCAAAGGAGGTCTGGCAAGGTACCCAGATCACGGCATGCAAGCCTTTGATATTATATCGCATGTGCGTGCAGCATCTGACCAAGAAGAAGGACAACGAACGGGTTTCTTCTATTATAATAAGTACATCGATCGAAGGAACCGATTAGCCTTCGAAGTGACGAATGCATTATCGCATGCGGTGAAAAGTGAAGCCTTCTATCTTATGTATCAGCCAAAGTATAATCTGCATACCCAATCGGTGTGTGGAGTAGAAGCCCTTATTCGCTGGGACCGCAAGGATAAGATGCCTATAGGACCGGATATCTTTATCGGCGTAGCAGAAGAGATTGGGATTATTGATGAGATCTCCCTATGGGTGGCTAGAGAGTGTGCATGGCAGATAGGTGCATGGCAAGCAGCGGGGATAGATGTGAAGGTGTCGATTAATTTAACCTCAAGGGAGCTTCTAGACCCGCTCTTTCGAGAAGCATTTGATCAGATATTTCAAGAAGCCGGCGTATTGCCCTCACAGATAGAGATTGAGATTACAGAACGGGTTGTAGTTGAAAGCGATGGCCTATTAAAGGAGAATCTGCAAAAGTATAGTGAGCTAGGCTATAAGATAGCAATCGATGATTATGGTACAGGGTATAACACCTACTTTTCCATCGGAGAAGTGGATGTGGATGTGATTAAGATTGACAAGTACTTCATGGACCGGCTCCAGCAAAAAGAGATCAATGTCCTTGTGCAAAGCATCATCGATTATGTGCATCTATTAGATAAGGAAGTGGTAGCAGAAGGCGTAGAGACCCTTGAACAGGTGGAACTATTAGAAGCCATGGGATGCGATATTATACAAGGCTATTATTACAGTGAGCCGATATCAGCAGATGCCATCACTGCCTATTATGACGAAATATTACACCTACGTTACAAATCGCAAAATTGCTTGTAA
- a CDS encoding effector binding domain-containing protein, whose product MTGLEAFQKALVYMEEQMSGEMDTQEIAKIACCSRFHFQRLFHVVTGLTLGEYIRNRRLSLAAGDLLSTEDKIITIAFKYGYQTAEGFTKAFKRQFGYSPSSVRREKPYLKMQPKLTFQLQIKGVEEMKVKIVEKESFSVVGPIKKVSIQHGENFKVIPKFWDELMESGEYALLMERMGPLGVLGVCADMDMDAGMFNYGIMIEDQGFVQEGWVQKTIPKSTYAVFEATGALPESLQNVVQRVFSEWFPSVEFEHAGTAELEVYMPGNPSSPDYISEYWVPVKK is encoded by the coding sequence ATGACAGGATTAGAGGCGTTTCAAAAAGCGTTAGTATATATGGAAGAGCAGATGTCAGGCGAGATGGATACCCAGGAAATTGCAAAAATTGCGTGTTGCTCCAGATTCCACTTCCAACGATTGTTTCATGTCGTTACAGGCTTGACGCTTGGAGAATATATTCGCAATCGCCGTTTGTCCCTAGCCGCAGGAGACCTCTTATCGACCGAAGACAAAATCATTACCATTGCATTTAAGTATGGTTATCAGACGGCAGAAGGATTTACCAAAGCGTTCAAACGGCAATTTGGGTATTCGCCATCGTCTGTGCGACGTGAAAAACCATATCTTAAGATGCAGCCCAAGTTAACCTTTCAATTGCAGATAAAGGGAGTTGAAGAAATGAAAGTAAAAATTGTTGAAAAAGAAAGCTTTTCCGTTGTCGGACCAATAAAAAAAGTGAGCATACAACACGGAGAAAACTTTAAGGTTATTCCTAAATTTTGGGATGAACTTATGGAAAGCGGGGAATATGCATTGCTAATGGAGCGTATGGGACCGCTTGGCGTATTAGGTGTATGTGCGGATATGGACATGGATGCGGGGATGTTTAATTATGGCATCATGATTGAAGATCAAGGATTTGTACAAGAAGGCTGGGTTCAAAAAACTATTCCCAAAAGCACTTATGCAGTCTTTGAGGCAACAGGAGCACTGCCTGAAAGTTTGCAAAATGTTGTACAGCGTGTCTTTTCGGAATGGTTTCCATCCGTTGAGTTTGAACATGCAGGGACAGCAGAACTTGAAGTCTATATGCCAGGAAATCCAAGCTCCCCCGACTATATAAGCGAGTATTGGGTTCCGGTAAAAAAGTAA